From a single Ignavibacteria bacterium genomic region:
- a CDS encoding ABC transporter permease, with protein sequence MSASLFLLKRYLKPGNKSKTYTFFSVAALAGIALGVTTLVVALSVLEGYEKVISEKLVTFDSDIQIYGYGNQDLPEPEKAEKTIKKVIGSGLQSIEFGAQKICILGKSRINEGVTLKGISDGYLEKREGLKLVAGSFDLGLDDDSLNRVVIGKTLATKLRVKPGDVVNFFAINAVDLKSMTALPAVENFVVSGIYQTGMGKYDDAFAYTAISQLQRLYEMDDKINLIEVKLKRGIPADSLKNELQQTLGHPFFAVTFVDANRQMFNWIELQRKPIPIVLGLIIVVAAFNIISALLMLVLDKTNTIGTLKAIGASPGFITRIFLVRGLLLGVGGAVVGVIFGYILCYIQMEFGLVQLNPTIYFVDKVPISINPTYFLIVFGISVALSFLSSLIPAFAASRIDPVKALRFN encoded by the coding sequence TTGAGTGCATCATTATTTCTGCTTAAGAGGTATCTGAAACCCGGCAACAAGTCGAAGACATATACATTTTTCTCGGTTGCTGCCCTTGCCGGCATTGCCCTTGGTGTGACGACTCTTGTGGTCGCATTGAGCGTGCTCGAGGGATATGAAAAAGTAATCAGCGAAAAGCTTGTAACTTTCGATTCCGACATTCAGATTTACGGATATGGTAATCAGGATTTACCCGAGCCCGAAAAGGCAGAAAAAACGATAAAGAAGGTCATTGGTTCAGGTCTTCAATCGATAGAATTCGGTGCCCAGAAAATTTGTATTCTGGGAAAAAGCCGCATTAATGAAGGTGTAACCCTTAAAGGGATATCTGACGGTTACCTTGAGAAGAGAGAAGGATTGAAACTTGTAGCGGGCAGCTTCGATCTTGGACTTGATGATGACTCGTTGAACCGTGTGGTAATCGGCAAGACACTCGCAACAAAACTGAGGGTGAAGCCGGGTGATGTTGTAAATTTCTTCGCTATAAATGCCGTCGATTTAAAGAGCATGACAGCACTTCCTGCAGTTGAAAATTTCGTTGTATCAGGTATCTATCAGACGGGAATGGGGAAGTATGATGATGCTTTTGCCTATACCGCCATTTCGCAGTTGCAAAGATTGTATGAGATGGACGACAAGATAAATCTGATCGAAGTGAAGTTAAAGCGGGGGATACCTGCTGATTCTTTGAAAAATGAGTTGCAACAGACGCTGGGGCATCCGTTCTTCGCTGTCACTTTTGTTGATGCCAACAGGCAGATGTTCAACTGGATAGAACTGCAGAGGAAACCGATTCCGATAGTTCTGGGTCTTATCATCGTTGTTGCAGCATTTAACATTATAAGTGCTCTTTTGATGCTCGTTCTCGATAAAACGAATACCATCGGTACGCTGAAAGCAATCGGTGCCTCACCCGGATTTATTACTAGGATTTTCCTTGTCAGAGGTTTGCTGCTTGGAGTTGGAGGTGCTGTTGTTGGTGTAATATTTGGTTACATACTGTGCTATATTCAAATGGAATTCGGATTGGTTCAACTGAATCCGACCATTTATTTTGTCGACAAGGTACCGATATCCATCAATCCGACATATTTCCTTATCGTATTTGGAATTTCAGTTGCGCTCAGTTTCCTGTCATCGCTAATTCCCGCATTCGCTGCATCAAGAATTGATCCTGTAAAAGCGTTGAGGTTCAATTGA
- a CDS encoding ABC transporter permease — MKTGSLSLFFALRYLLSKRHINFISIISFLSIGGITLGVAALIIVLAIFNGFAGMVRSFLVSFEPHLRIESVAEDPGSSLDSVKRYIEQSPYKDSFSGFVEGKTAVISKDYNRIARLKGIDPGKGKDVYGIKEALWSGEYNFSGELGAAFIGINLSEKLGLGIGDTLTVLSPAGIENLVSGAGNVQNIQLVVKGIYQSKNNEYDGEYIFTDLEHAGFVLGYGDEVQGYEIRFDDYKKADGLKEIMSEKFGNKDLVFSTWYDLHSDIYNVMMLERLVAWFLLSLIILVAVFNILASLTMSVMEKKRDIGVLTAMGMEKSTIIRIFVIQGFLTGVIGTLAGGLIGFGLYYLQINYHIIALDPLRFKMAYMPMELNFIDYFLILSASIGLSLLASVYPAKKAAEIDPIDAIRWE; from the coding sequence TTGAAAACAGGATCACTTTCACTTTTCTTTGCTTTGCGATATCTTCTCAGCAAGCGACACATAAATTTTATTTCCATCATTTCATTTCTTTCGATTGGCGGAATTACTCTCGGAGTAGCAGCTTTAATCATTGTTCTGGCAATTTTCAATGGATTTGCCGGGATGGTCAGGTCATTTTTAGTAAGTTTTGAACCACACCTCCGTATTGAATCAGTCGCTGAAGACCCGGGGTCTTCACTCGATTCCGTTAAGCGATACATCGAACAAAGTCCTTATAAAGACAGCTTTTCGGGATTTGTTGAAGGGAAGACTGCCGTAATTTCGAAGGATTACAACAGGATTGCCCGCTTAAAAGGAATTGATCCGGGGAAGGGAAAAGATGTTTACGGCATAAAAGAGGCACTTTGGTCGGGTGAGTACAATTTCTCAGGCGAGTTGGGGGCTGCATTTATCGGCATAAATTTGTCAGAAAAATTGGGTCTTGGAATTGGTGATACTCTCACAGTTTTATCGCCGGCCGGTATCGAGAATCTTGTCTCTGGTGCCGGGAATGTCCAAAACATTCAGTTGGTTGTGAAGGGCATTTACCAGTCGAAAAACAACGAGTATGATGGAGAATACATTTTTACCGATCTTGAGCATGCCGGATTTGTTCTCGGTTATGGTGATGAAGTGCAGGGATATGAAATCCGGTTTGACGACTACAAAAAGGCTGATGGTCTTAAGGAAATCATGAGTGAAAAATTCGGTAACAAGGACCTGGTCTTTTCCACCTGGTATGACCTCCACAGTGACATTTACAATGTGATGATGCTCGAAAGACTTGTAGCCTGGTTCCTTTTGTCGTTGATTATTCTCGTAGCGGTCTTCAATATCCTGGCATCCCTTACCATGTCGGTAATGGAGAAAAAAAGGGATATAGGTGTTTTGACTGCGATGGGGATGGAAAAATCGACAATTATTCGCATTTTTGTCATTCAGGGGTTTCTGACCGGAGTGATTGGTACCCTTGCAGGCGGACTCATCGGATTTGGACTTTACTATCTGCAAATTAACTATCACATAATCGCTCTCGATCCGCTGCGTTTCAAAATGGCATACATGCCTATGGAGCTCAATTTTATCGACTATTTCCTCATACTTTCCGCTTCAATCGGGTTGT